A part of Microthrixaceae bacterium genomic DNA contains:
- a CDS encoding WYL domain-containing protein, with translation MSRITVATRIQRLLAMLQWIASHPEGVAIDEACARFAMSRADLLGELQMASMIGDGSSNFDDMPFLVIIEESRVEVCLLAFRKPLRMTRAEQIALLTAAGALVDLDGDSTAPLARALAKLADQLGIALGETFEVAVDHDGGPMARAIDQAIADRRRITFTYWNYGRDERSAREVEPWRVFHENDEWYLVGVDVNKGESRNFRLDRITDLVVTETGAEPPPRRIPATLDLDVGLPEVVLDLPSSASWVVEAYPIRAHQWNGERLEVTLAVTGSSWLERLLLRVGPDARIVSIDERLGGPDLAAQAALRVLARYQ, from the coding sequence ATGAGCCGGATCACCGTTGCCACCCGGATCCAGCGACTATTGGCGATGCTTCAATGGATCGCATCCCACCCCGAAGGTGTGGCGATCGACGAGGCCTGCGCCCGCTTTGCCATGAGTCGGGCCGATCTCCTCGGCGAGCTCCAGATGGCCTCGATGATCGGCGACGGTTCTTCGAACTTCGATGACATGCCCTTCCTCGTGATCATCGAAGAGTCGAGGGTGGAGGTGTGCCTCCTGGCCTTCCGCAAGCCGTTGAGGATGACGAGGGCCGAACAGATTGCACTGTTGACCGCCGCCGGAGCCTTGGTGGACCTCGACGGCGATTCGACCGCCCCGCTGGCCCGTGCATTGGCCAAGCTGGCCGATCAACTGGGCATCGCCCTCGGGGAGACGTTCGAGGTCGCGGTAGACCATGACGGCGGACCAATGGCCCGGGCGATCGACCAGGCCATCGCGGATCGACGCCGGATCACCTTTACCTACTGGAACTACGGCCGCGACGAGAGATCAGCCCGTGAGGTGGAGCCCTGGCGGGTGTTCCACGAGAACGACGAGTGGTATCTGGTTGGAGTAGACGTGAACAAGGGGGAATCACGCAACTTCCGCCTTGACCGCATCACCGACCTAGTCGTGACCGAGACGGGGGCAGAGCCTCCTCCCCGTCGGATCCCGGCCACGCTAGATCTCGATGTCGGGCTGCCCGAGGTCGTGCTCGACCTGCCATCGAGCGCCTCGTGGGTTGTGGAGGCCTATCCGATACGTGCGCATCAATGGAACGGAGAACGTCTCGAGGTCACGCTGGCGGTGACGGGTTCGAGCTGGCTCGAGCGACTCCTCCTACGTGTAGGCCCCGACGCTCGCATCGTCTCGATCGACGAGCGACTGGGCGGGCCGGACCTGGCCGCGCAGGCCGCCCTTAGGGTCTTGGCTCGCTACCAGTAG
- a CDS encoding ubiquitin-like protein Pup: MAEREQKRKPAPARDADQVSDAPAPTETGEKLKADIDDLLDEIDEVLESNAEDFVRSYVQKGGE, encoded by the coding sequence GTGGCTGAACGAGAGCAGAAGCGAAAGCCGGCCCCAGCCCGGGACGCCGACCAGGTATCGGACGCGCCAGCACCCACCGAGACGGGTGAGAAGCTGAAGGCCGACATAGACGATCTTCTGGACGAGATCGACGAGGTCCTCGAATCCAACGCCGAGGATTTCGTGCGTTCCTACGTGCAAAAGGGCGGCGAGTAG
- the pafA gene encoding Pup--protein ligase, whose product MERRIVGLENEYGVTCTSRGQRRLSPDEVARYLFRRVVSWGRSSNVFLVNGARLYLDVGSHPEYATPECDSVRDVVIHDKAGERILEQLVVSAEQRLHEEGIRGTVYLFKNNTDSAGNSYGCHENYLTSRRDDFGHYAEVLIPFLVSRQIYAGAGKVLQTARGAMFSISQRAEHIWEGVSSATTRSRPIINTRDEPHADAERYRRLHVIVGDSNMSEHATFLKVGATSLLLRMLEEPNVVLRDMTLENPIRAIREISHDITCTRKVRLANGREVSALDIQSEYLQRALRYAETRGLNPEEKMALEAWEHAVTTIERDPLALDTGCDWVIKHNLIESYRERHGLSLSDPQVALVDLQYHDISRDRGLFYRMQARGLVDRVCDDAEIELATDQPPQTTRARLRGEFIRKAKERKRDYTVDWVHLKLNDQAQRTVLCKDPFKSHDDRVEKLIASL is encoded by the coding sequence GTGGAGCGTCGAATCGTGGGCCTCGAGAACGAGTACGGCGTCACGTGTACGTCGCGAGGTCAACGTCGACTGAGCCCCGACGAGGTGGCCCGCTACCTGTTCAGGCGAGTGGTCTCTTGGGGACGCAGCAGCAACGTGTTCTTGGTGAATGGTGCCCGCCTGTACCTCGACGTCGGGAGCCACCCCGAGTACGCAACCCCGGAGTGCGATTCGGTGCGTGACGTCGTCATCCACGACAAGGCGGGTGAGCGCATCCTCGAACAGCTCGTGGTCAGCGCTGAACAACGTCTTCACGAGGAAGGCATCCGGGGCACGGTGTACCTGTTCAAGAACAACACCGACTCGGCCGGTAACTCCTATGGCTGTCACGAGAACTACCTCACCAGTCGGCGCGACGACTTCGGCCACTACGCCGAGGTGCTCATCCCGTTCCTGGTCAGCCGCCAGATCTATGCCGGAGCGGGCAAGGTGCTTCAGACCGCACGGGGAGCGATGTTCTCGATCAGTCAGCGGGCCGAGCACATCTGGGAGGGGGTGTCCAGTGCAACGACCAGGTCGAGGCCGATCATCAACACCCGAGACGAACCCCACGCCGATGCTGAGCGCTACCGACGGCTGCACGTGATCGTGGGCGACTCGAACATGAGCGAACACGCCACCTTCCTCAAGGTCGGGGCCACCAGCCTGCTGCTGCGCATGTTGGAGGAACCCAACGTCGTCCTTCGGGACATGACCCTGGAGAACCCGATCCGGGCCATCCGCGAGATCAGCCACGACATCACCTGCACCCGCAAGGTGAGACTGGCCAACGGTCGAGAGGTATCGGCACTGGACATCCAGAGCGAGTACCTCCAGCGGGCGCTGCGCTACGCCGAGACTCGTGGCCTGAACCCCGAAGAGAAGATGGCCCTCGAAGCCTGGGAGCATGCCGTCACCACCATCGAGCGCGATCCGCTGGCGTTGGACACCGGCTGCGACTGGGTCATCAAGCACAACCTGATCGAGTCCTACCGGGAACGCCACGGCCTCAGCCTCTCGGATCCCCAGGTCGCCCTCGTGGATCTCCAATACCACGACATCAGCCGAGATCGCGGCCTGTTCTACCGGATGCAGGCCCGGGGCCTGGTCGACCGGGTTTGTGACGATGCCGAGATAGAGCTGGCCACCGACCAGCCGCCTCAGACCACCCGGGCTCGGCTCCGAGGTGAGTTCATCCGCAAGGCCAAAGAGCGCAAGCGGGACTACACGGTGGACTGGGTCCACCTGAAGCTGAACGACCAGGCCCAGCGGACCGTCCTGTGCAAGGACCCATTCAAGTCTCACGACGACCGGGTCGAGAAGCTGATCGCCTCGCTGTGA
- a CDS encoding proteasome accessory factor PafA2: protein MALPKVLGIETEYGIVHRGPGESNPVTASSLLINAYLSDLDRQAGAAKVEWDFEDETPGNDARGASGPAQPPEVETHLVNAVLTNGARYYVDHAHPEMSSPECADPLAVVRYDRAADVILQRSMAAASRFLPADSELVVYKNNSDGKGNSYGCHENYLMARSVPFARIVAAATAHFVTRQIFTGSGKVGTEAPGMGMTDVPYQITQRADFFEAEVGLETTLKRPIVNTRDEPHADAQKYRRLHVITGDANCSETATLLKLGTTAFVLAMVEDDALDDLAVFRSPVQAMRRVSYDLSLRLPNELADGSKVTALEIQWDLLAAARRWADRSGLDAVGGAVGDLVLDQWEEVLTALERDPATLADRLDWVAKHRILTGYQDRHRLQWSDPRLAALALQYHDLRPERSLAARAGLRQIVDVADVERSVTDPPDDTRAYFRGRCLQRWGDAVVAANWDSLIFDTGGDVLRRVPMMEPLRGTRAHVGDLIEQSVDPADLLTRLSGAG from the coding sequence ATGGCACTCCCGAAGGTCCTGGGCATTGAGACCGAGTACGGAATCGTCCACCGCGGACCCGGTGAATCAAACCCGGTCACGGCATCTTCGCTGCTCATCAATGCCTATCTCTCGGACCTCGACCGCCAAGCCGGAGCGGCGAAGGTCGAGTGGGATTTCGAGGACGAGACTCCAGGCAACGACGCCAGGGGAGCATCCGGCCCGGCCCAACCGCCTGAGGTCGAGACCCACCTCGTGAACGCGGTGTTGACCAACGGGGCCCGCTACTACGTCGATCATGCCCATCCCGAGATGTCGTCGCCGGAGTGTGCCGACCCGCTAGCAGTTGTGCGGTACGACCGGGCCGCCGACGTGATACTCCAGCGGTCGATGGCCGCAGCCAGCCGCTTCCTACCCGCGGACTCCGAACTGGTGGTCTACAAGAACAACTCCGACGGCAAGGGCAACTCCTACGGCTGCCACGAGAACTACCTGATGGCTCGGTCGGTTCCCTTCGCCCGGATCGTGGCCGCCGCCACCGCCCACTTCGTCACCCGGCAGATCTTCACCGGCAGCGGCAAGGTCGGTACCGAGGCTCCCGGCATGGGGATGACCGATGTCCCGTACCAGATCACCCAGAGGGCGGACTTCTTCGAGGCCGAGGTCGGACTGGAGACCACCCTCAAACGCCCGATCGTCAACACCCGAGACGAACCTCACGCCGACGCCCAGAAATACCGGCGTCTCCATGTGATCACCGGGGACGCCAACTGCTCGGAGACCGCGACGCTTCTCAAGCTGGGCACGACGGCGTTCGTGCTGGCCATGGTCGAGGACGATGCCCTCGACGACCTGGCCGTCTTCCGATCTCCGGTACAGGCCATGCGTCGCGTGTCCTACGACCTGAGCCTTCGCTTGCCGAACGAGCTGGCGGACGGGTCGAAGGTCACTGCACTGGAGATCCAGTGGGACCTGCTCGCCGCGGCCCGGCGATGGGCGGACCGGTCGGGTCTGGATGCGGTCGGTGGGGCTGTAGGTGACCTGGTTCTCGACCAGTGGGAGGAGGTACTCACCGCGTTGGAACGGGATCCGGCCACCTTGGCTGACAGGCTGGACTGGGTGGCCAAGCACCGGATCCTCACTGGTTACCAGGACCGTCACCGATTGCAGTGGTCCGACCCGCGACTAGCGGCACTGGCTCTCCAATACCACGACCTTCGCCCCGAACGGTCGCTGGCAGCCCGGGCTGGACTGCGCCAGATCGTCGACGTCGCCGACGTGGAACGGTCGGTCACCGACCCACCCGACGACACCCGTGCGTACTTCCGAGGGCGGTGCCTTCAGCGTTGGGGCGATGCCGTGGTGGCCGCCAACTGGGATTCGTTGATATTCGACACCGGTGGCGACGTCCTGCGACGGGTTCCCATGATGGAGCCGCTTAGGGGTACCCGTGCCCATGTCGGCGACCTGATCGAACAGAGCGTGGATCCGGCCGACCTGCTGACTAGGTTGAGCGGTGCCGGATGA
- a CDS encoding tRNA (adenine-N1)-methyltransferase: MDRKKRRYLVALEDGAEFHTHSGFIPHSEIIGQPEGAVVRSSRGATFTTFRPTLSDFVLKMPRGAQVIYPKDLGPILMLADIFPGARVLESGVGSGALSMTMLRAGAVVTGYELREDFASRALKNVTTFGGSELTDRYRVENRDCYEGIDEENLDRVVLDLPEPWQVVGHAEKALHPGGIILAYTPTIIQAVQFRERLVDSSFELAETIEVLNRGWNIDGTSVRPDHRMVAHTGFLTHARLLPSG, from the coding sequence ATGGATCGTAAGAAGCGCCGATATCTCGTGGCGTTGGAGGACGGTGCCGAGTTCCACACCCATTCTGGCTTCATTCCCCACAGCGAGATCATCGGCCAGCCCGAGGGGGCGGTGGTGCGTTCATCCCGCGGGGCCACCTTCACCACCTTCCGGCCGACACTCAGCGATTTCGTGTTGAAGATGCCTCGAGGCGCACAGGTGATCTACCCAAAGGATCTCGGCCCGATCCTGATGCTGGCCGACATCTTCCCCGGGGCACGGGTGCTGGAGTCCGGGGTCGGGTCCGGAGCGCTGTCCATGACCATGCTCCGAGCCGGGGCTGTGGTCACGGGCTACGAACTGCGGGAGGACTTCGCCTCCCGAGCCCTCAAGAACGTGACGACCTTCGGTGGCTCAGAGCTCACGGATCGATATCGAGTCGAGAATCGGGACTGCTACGAGGGGATCGACGAGGAGAACCTCGATCGGGTGGTCCTGGATCTTCCCGAACCTTGGCAAGTGGTCGGCCACGCCGAGAAGGCGCTGCACCCGGGCGGGATCATCTTGGCGTACACGCCGACCATCATCCAGGCCGTTCAGTTCCGCGAGAGGCTGGTGGACAGCTCCTTCGAACTGGCCGAGACAATCGAAGTCCTCAATCGGGGGTGGAACATTGACGGCACCTCGGTTCGACCCGACCACCGCATGGTGGCCCACACCGGTTTCTTGACCCACGCCCGGCTGCTTCCCTCGGGATGA
- a CDS encoding WYL domain-containing protein: MSSSRVGRILSLINLLQDTPRPLSAAEIHSRVPGYPESAASFHRQFERDKDELREMNLPLLMEPVPASDPPTMGYRLDRQGLDQPAANLDEDELEALNLAAAMVGFTGGLGQRAVFKLGGAAARVAQRIEVTDDPNLVSAFSAVVDRCRLRFGYRGERREIDPVRIEFARGRWYLNGHDHDRDAQRWFRVGRMEAPLELDSPGSASTAHRPAEELTLDPWALPGENPPFYADVWFDSVAAIAVRGSVPDVEVVSDDEAGLVLRLEVHNTDGFRSWLLTFLDRAEVLSPPEQRKQMYEWLTSVVSSAHDDLAPRDGGPA; the protein is encoded by the coding sequence ATGTCGTCGAGCCGAGTCGGGCGAATCCTTTCGCTCATCAACCTCCTTCAAGACACGCCACGTCCTCTGTCGGCAGCCGAGATCCACTCCCGGGTACCGGGCTATCCCGAGAGTGCGGCGTCGTTCCATCGCCAGTTCGAGCGGGACAAGGACGAATTGCGCGAGATGAACCTCCCCCTCCTGATGGAGCCGGTGCCAGCATCTGACCCTCCGACAATGGGGTATCGCCTCGATCGACAAGGTTTGGATCAGCCTGCGGCCAACCTCGACGAGGACGAGCTGGAGGCACTGAACCTGGCCGCCGCCATGGTCGGCTTCACCGGAGGACTCGGGCAGCGGGCGGTGTTCAAGCTCGGTGGTGCCGCTGCCCGCGTCGCCCAACGCATCGAGGTCACCGACGACCCGAACCTGGTTTCGGCATTCTCAGCGGTCGTGGATCGATGTCGCCTGCGGTTCGGCTATCGGGGGGAGAGACGAGAGATCGATCCGGTGCGAATCGAGTTCGCCCGAGGTCGGTGGTACCTCAACGGTCATGACCACGATCGCGACGCTCAGCGGTGGTTCCGCGTCGGCCGAATGGAAGCCCCGCTCGAGTTGGATTCTCCCGGGTCGGCGTCAACGGCTCACAGGCCCGCCGAGGAACTCACCCTCGACCCGTGGGCCCTTCCTGGTGAGAATCCCCCGTTCTACGCCGACGTCTGGTTCGACAGCGTGGCCGCAATTGCGGTCCGTGGCTCCGTGCCAGACGTCGAGGTCGTATCCGATGATGAGGCTGGTCTCGTCCTTCGCCTCGAGGTGCACAACACCGATGGTTTCCGATCCTGGCTGTTGACCTTCCTGGATCGGGCCGAGGTGCTGTCACCCCCCGAACAGAGGAAGCAGATGTACGAGTGGCTGACCTCGGTGGTCTCGAGCGCTCATGACGATCTGGCGCCGAGGGACGGGGGACCAGCATGA
- the arc gene encoding proteasome ATPase produces MQGGFVVSDDETIRNPSGDAELNDLREQAASLEEEVTTLRRRLQEAPKRVRTLEERLLETKGQLQQAVSQNEKLTYTLREARDHIAALREEVDKLTQPPAAYGTVLGTNDDGTVDVFSGGRKMRVAAMPDVADSLTRGDEVALNESFSVILSRGHDLTGEVVTVKDNMGSGRALVVGRADEERVCEFTGEDLAAMVRAGDTVLMDSRSGLILEKLARPEVEELVLEEVPDVSYEDVGGLDSQIEQIADAVELPFVHAELFGTYQLPAPKGILLYGPPGCGKTLIAKAVANSLAKKVAEVSGDEHARSYFLNIKGPELLNKYVGETERQIRLVFQRAREKSEEGWPVIVFFDEMDSMFRTRGSGISSDMESTIVPQLLAEIDGVETLKNVIVIGASNREDLIDPAILRPGRLDVKIKIERPDETAATQIFSRYLTSTLPLDPDQVTDLGGGDPDKCVQAIIESTVEEMYRDDEENQFLEVTYQNGDKEIMYFKDFASGAMIENIVRRAKKLAIKRQIAGGSVGIRSEDLVASIHQEYKEHEDLPNTTNPDDWAKISGKKGERIVYIRTLIKKSEDAEPAGGRSIERVATGQYL; encoded by the coding sequence ATGCAGGGAGGGTTTGTCGTGAGCGATGACGAAACGATCCGGAACCCGAGCGGCGACGCCGAACTGAACGACCTCCGAGAGCAAGCGGCATCCCTCGAGGAAGAGGTGACGACCCTTCGGAGGCGCCTCCAGGAGGCTCCCAAGCGGGTTCGCACCCTCGAGGAGCGGTTGCTGGAGACCAAGGGGCAACTTCAACAAGCTGTCAGCCAGAACGAGAAGCTCACCTACACGTTGCGTGAGGCTCGCGACCACATCGCAGCCCTACGTGAGGAGGTGGACAAGCTCACCCAACCGCCGGCGGCCTACGGCACCGTTCTCGGCACCAACGACGATGGCACCGTCGACGTGTTCTCCGGCGGACGCAAGATGCGAGTGGCAGCCATGCCCGACGTGGCCGACTCGCTCACCCGTGGCGATGAGGTTGCTCTGAACGAGTCCTTCAGCGTGATTCTCTCTCGTGGCCATGACCTCACCGGCGAGGTAGTGACCGTAAAAGACAACATGGGCTCGGGCCGGGCGTTGGTGGTGGGCCGTGCCGATGAGGAGCGGGTGTGCGAGTTCACCGGCGAGGATCTGGCCGCCATGGTGCGAGCGGGCGACACCGTCTTGATGGACAGCCGCTCGGGCTTGATACTCGAAAAACTGGCCCGACCCGAGGTCGAGGAACTGGTCCTGGAGGAGGTGCCCGACGTCTCCTATGAGGACGTGGGGGGACTTGACAGCCAGATCGAACAGATCGCCGATGCCGTCGAACTTCCCTTCGTGCACGCCGAGCTGTTCGGTACCTACCAGCTTCCGGCGCCCAAAGGGATTCTCCTCTACGGCCCTCCGGGGTGCGGCAAGACCCTCATCGCCAAGGCGGTCGCCAACTCGTTGGCCAAGAAAGTGGCCGAGGTGTCCGGCGACGAGCACGCCCGGAGCTACTTCCTCAACATCAAGGGTCCCGAACTGCTCAACAAGTACGTAGGGGAGACCGAACGTCAGATCCGCTTGGTGTTCCAGCGAGCTCGGGAGAAGTCGGAGGAGGGGTGGCCGGTCATTGTCTTCTTCGACGAGATGGATTCGATGTTCCGTACCCGGGGCTCAGGAATCAGCTCCGACATGGAGTCCACCATCGTCCCCCAACTCCTGGCCGAGATCGACGGGGTCGAGACGCTGAAGAACGTGATCGTCATTGGGGCCTCCAACCGGGAGGACCTTATCGATCCGGCCATCCTCCGGCCCGGACGCCTGGACGTGAAGATCAAGATCGAGCGACCAGACGAGACGGCGGCAACCCAGATCTTCTCCCGCTACCTGACCTCAACGCTTCCGCTCGATCCCGACCAGGTCACAGACTTGGGCGGGGGAGATCCCGACAAGTGCGTCCAGGCCATCATCGAGTCCACTGTCGAAGAGATGTACCGGGACGACGAGGAGAACCAGTTCCTCGAGGTCACCTATCAAAACGGAGACAAGGAGATCATGTACTTCAAGGACTTCGCGTCCGGAGCCATGATCGAGAACATCGTGCGGCGAGCCAAGAAGTTGGCCATCAAACGCCAGATCGCTGGGGGTTCGGTGGGAATTCGCTCCGAAGACCTGGTGGCGTCGATCCACCAGGAGTACAAGGAGCACGAGGACCTGCCGAACACCACCAACCCCGACGACTGGGCCAAGATCTCGGGCAAGAAAGGCGAGCGGATCGTCTACATCCGTACCCTCATCAAGAAGAGCGAAGACGCCGAGCCTGCCGGTGGTCGCTCGATCGAGCGGGTGGCAACCGGCCAATACCTCTAG
- the prcA gene encoding proteasome subunit alpha has product MSMPFYVAPEQVMKDRADYARKGIARGRSLVAVVCTEGILIVAENPSSTLRKVSEIYDRIAFAGVGKYNEFDQLRIAGVRAADLKGYSFSREDVDARSLANQYAQILGQVFTHEMKPLEVEILVAEVAPEPGRDQLFHLLYDGTVIDEDINATLGGDAEAVAERLTSALGDQPIPNLAGALSAAITALAGPDRELASGDLEVALLDRNGVRRCFRRLDDDEVSALLSPT; this is encoded by the coding sequence ATGAGCATGCCGTTCTACGTCGCTCCCGAGCAGGTCATGAAGGACCGGGCCGACTATGCACGCAAGGGCATCGCCCGAGGTCGCAGCCTGGTTGCAGTCGTCTGCACCGAGGGGATCCTCATCGTCGCCGAGAACCCGTCGAGCACGTTGCGCAAGGTGTCTGAGATCTACGACCGGATCGCGTTCGCCGGGGTTGGAAAGTACAACGAGTTCGATCAGCTTCGAATCGCCGGTGTTCGTGCCGCCGATCTGAAGGGCTACTCGTTCAGCCGCGAGGACGTCGACGCCAGGAGTCTGGCCAACCAGTACGCGCAGATCCTGGGACAGGTCTTCACCCACGAGATGAAGCCCCTCGAAGTGGAGATCCTGGTGGCCGAAGTGGCCCCCGAGCCCGGGCGAGACCAACTCTTCCACCTCCTCTACGACGGCACGGTCATAGACGAGGACATCAATGCGACCCTGGGAGGAGACGCCGAGGCGGTCGCCGAGAGGTTGACCAGCGCCTTGGGGGATCAGCCCATTCCGAACCTGGCTGGAGCCCTATCGGCGGCCATCACTGCGCTGGCCGGGCCTGACCGGGAGCTGGCTTCGGGCGACCTCGAGGTTGCCCTCCTGGATCGCAACGGTGTCAGGCGCTGCTTTCGACGCCTCGATGACGACGAGGTCTCGGCCCTGTTGTCGCCTACCTGA
- a CDS encoding ferredoxin has protein sequence MKVWIDQDLCTGDGLCEEIAPDVFTLLDDGLAYVKEGSKVYSDPGGPEGLANVPAGQEEAVIESAEECPGECIFIEV, from the coding sequence ATGAAGGTCTGGATCGACCAGGATCTCTGCACCGGCGACGGGCTCTGCGAGGAGATCGCTCCCGACGTCTTCACACTTCTCGACGATGGCCTCGCCTATGTGAAGGAAGGCTCCAAGGTCTACTCCGATCCGGGTGGACCCGAGGGCTTGGCCAACGTGCCAGCCGGCCAGGAAGAAGCTGTGATCGAGTCCGCCGAGGAATGCCCCGGCGAATGCATCTTCATCGAAGTCTGA
- the prcB gene encoding proteasome subunit beta — protein sequence MQIPTFSPGDDPGPDFAALLRRQGLMPQAPAAPVTSAGPVTHGTTVVAIRYADGVVMAGDRRATSGHLISHRSIEKVFPADRWSGVAIAGAAGPAMDMVKLFQLQLEHYEKVEGWPLSLEGKANQLSGMVRNHLPAAMQGLAVVPLFAGFDTRRNVGRLFQYDITGGRYEENDYATSGSGGLHAATVVKLGFRDGLTRQDCMDLALQALVTAADEDSATGGPDLRRNIWPVVATIDSEGFTRVPDAELAEAYQRLLDAGGSDR from the coding sequence GTGCAGATTCCGACGTTCTCGCCGGGCGACGATCCCGGACCCGACTTCGCAGCCCTGCTGCGGCGCCAGGGCCTCATGCCCCAAGCCCCAGCCGCGCCGGTAACCTCGGCTGGTCCGGTGACCCATGGCACAACCGTTGTTGCCATCCGCTACGCCGACGGTGTGGTCATGGCCGGCGACCGGAGGGCCACGTCGGGACACTTGATCAGCCACCGCTCGATAGAGAAGGTGTTCCCAGCAGACCGGTGGTCTGGGGTTGCCATCGCCGGAGCGGCTGGCCCGGCCATGGACATGGTGAAGCTGTTCCAGTTGCAACTTGAGCACTACGAGAAGGTTGAAGGCTGGCCCCTTTCGCTGGAGGGCAAGGCCAACCAGCTCTCTGGGATGGTCCGCAACCACCTCCCGGCGGCGATGCAAGGCTTGGCCGTGGTTCCACTGTTCGCTGGCTTCGACACCCGACGCAACGTCGGACGACTGTTCCAATACGACATAACCGGTGGGCGATACGAGGAGAACGACTACGCCACGTCTGGTTCTGGTGGTCTGCACGCTGCAACCGTCGTGAAGCTCGGCTTCCGTGACGGGCTTACCCGCCAGGACTGCATGGACCTGGCCCTCCAGGCCCTCGTGACCGCGGCCGACGAGGACTCCGCCACCGGGGGACCCGACCTGAGGCGCAACATCTGGCCGGTGGTCGCCACCATCGACTCAGAAGGGTTCACCCGGGTGCCTGATGCAGAGCTTGCCGAGGCGTATCAGCGCCTCTTGGACGCCGGAGGTTCGGACCGATGA
- a CDS encoding DUF3866 family protein: MPAFSEATVVEVIGKRSGITRVRLDTGDRAYSVTQTTGPVAIGDRVVVNTTAVGLGLGTGGWHVVHWNLTRGPWSDPGPGHLMKLRYTSIQIDAGAVEEDQPDMATDLDGTPVVVAGLHSHLPVLVAAMTAARPEVRIAYVMTDGGALPLALSEMVAELSDRNLLVGTVTAGHAFGGDLECLNVPSALAAARHVLGAEVIVVAMGPGVAGTGSRLGFTGLEVAPALDAVDWLGGRAIACVRVSSGDGRPRHQGISHHTLTALEAVRSVVDVPVPPGTGHPAHLDRHQWHEIDPGHIDADLSDAGLVVKTMGRGINEDRAFFDAAASAGRWAAQSIR, from the coding sequence ATGCCAGCGTTCAGCGAGGCCACCGTGGTTGAGGTGATCGGGAAACGATCGGGGATCACCCGAGTTCGGTTGGATACTGGTGATCGGGCCTACTCCGTCACCCAGACCACTGGGCCGGTGGCCATTGGAGACCGCGTCGTGGTCAACACGACCGCGGTAGGCCTGGGCCTGGGGACGGGGGGATGGCACGTCGTGCACTGGAACCTGACCCGTGGCCCGTGGTCAGATCCCGGACCTGGGCATCTGATGAAGCTCCGCTACACCAGCATCCAGATCGATGCCGGCGCGGTCGAGGAGGACCAGCCCGACATGGCGACCGATCTGGACGGTACGCCAGTGGTGGTCGCCGGCCTGCACAGCCATCTACCGGTCCTAGTTGCTGCCATGACAGCGGCCCGGCCCGAGGTTCGGATTGCCTACGTCATGACCGATGGTGGGGCCTTGCCGTTGGCGCTCAGCGAAATGGTCGCCGAGTTGAGCGACCGTAACCTCCTGGTTGGTACCGTGACCGCGGGGCACGCGTTCGGAGGAGACCTGGAGTGCCTGAACGTGCCGAGTGCGCTGGCCGCGGCTCGCCACGTACTCGGTGCCGAGGTGATCGTGGTGGCCATGGGGCCCGGCGTCGCCGGAACCGGCTCCAGGCTCGGCTTCACCGGGCTCGAGGTGGCCCCCGCACTAGATGCCGTGGATTGGTTGGGCGGGAGGGCCATCGCCTGCGTACGGGTCTCCTCGGGTGACGGCCGGCCCCGTCACCAGGGGATCAGCCATCACACGCTGACCGCGCTCGAAGCGGTGCGGTCGGTGGTCGACGTTCCGGTTCCGCCCGGAACGGGTCACCCAGCACACCTTGATCGGCACCAGTGGCACGAGATCGATCCTGGTCACATCGACGCCGATCTGAGCGATGCCGGACTCGTGGTGAAGACGATGGGCAGAGGCATCAATGAGGATCGAGCCTTCTTCGACGCTGCCGCCAGCGCCGGTCGTTGGGCCGCCCAGTCGATTCGATAG